One segment of Rosa chinensis cultivar Old Blush chromosome 6, RchiOBHm-V2, whole genome shotgun sequence DNA contains the following:
- the LOC112173892 gene encoding telomere repeat-binding factor 1 isoform X2 gives MGAPKQKWNAEEEAALKAGVVKHGAGKWRTILKDPEFARILYLRSNVDLKDKWRNLSVMVNGWGSRDKCKTVTRRMPQVPKQEDSSMALSAGQSDEEVMDAKPMTASSDSQQVSAPKRSIVSHDRRLDDLIMEAITSLKDPGGSNKTTIATYIEEQYWAPPDFKRLLSAKLKFLTASGKLIKVKRRYRIAPTPTFSEKRRNSSMFLFEGRQRASPKFDKDDGTMLMKTQIDLELAKMRTMTSQEAAAAAARAVAEAEAAIAEAEEAAREAEAAEADAEAAQAFADAAMKTLKGRNPAKMVKSI, from the exons ATGGGCGCTCCTAAGCAGAAATGGaatgcagaagaagaagcagcccTTAAAGCTGGAGTGGTTAAACATGGGGCTGGTAAATGGCGGACCATACTTAAAGATCCAGAGTTTGCTCGCATCTTGTATCTTCGCTCAAATGTAGATCTTAAG GATAAGTGGAGAAATTTGAGTGTCATGGTAAATGGATGGGGCTCCCGAGATAAGTGTAAGACAGTAACTAGAAGAATGCCTCAGGTCCCCAAACAGGAAGATAGTTCTATGGCTCTCAGTGCTGGTCAAAGcgatgaagaagttatggatGCTAAGCCTATGACAGCATCCAGTGATTCACAGCAGGTTTCTGCTCCGAAGAGATCCATCGTGAG TCATGACCGCAGGTTGGACGATCTTATTATGGAGGCGATAACTAGCTTAAAGGATCCAGGTGGTTCTAATAAGACTACTATTGCTACATATATAGAG GAACAATATTGGGCTCCACCAGATTTCAAGAGGCTGTTGTCGGCAAAATTAAAATTCTTGACAGCAAGCGGTAAACTGATTAAG GTAAAACGAAGGTACAGGATTGCCCCTACTCCAACATTTtcggaaaaaagaagaaattcttcTATGTTTCTGTTTGAGGGCAGGCAGAGGGCTTCCCCGAAGTTTGATAAGGATGATGGTACCATGCTTATGAAAACCCAGATTGATTTAGAGCTAGCCAAGATGAGGACCATGACCTCACAAGAGGCTGCTGCAGCTGCTGCTCGAGCAGTTGCAGAGGCAGAAGCTGCGATAGCAGAAGCGGAAGAGGCAGCTAGGGAAGCCGAAGCAGCAGAAGCTGATGCAGAAGCAGCACAAGCTTTTGCAGATGCAGCAATGAAGACACTAAAAGGAAGGAATCCTGCAAAGATGGTAAAGTCCAT ATGA
- the LOC112174764 gene encoding glutathione S-transferase U8 → MVKLFCFEDSLGTEAQRCPLLLQHNPIHKKVPVLVHNGKSIAESLVILEYIEETWKQNSLLPQDPHDKAAARFWAKFGDDKIFPPIVDTLCSEEKEQEEAIVKAKGKLKYLEGVLTLAFAKHN, encoded by the exons ATGGTCAAGCTTTTTTGCTTTGAGGATAGTTTGGGCACTGAAGCTCAAAGATGTCCTTTGCTTCTTCAACACAACCCCATTCATAAGAAGGTTCCAGTGCTTGTGCACAACGGAAAATCAATTGCTGAATCTCTTGTGATCCTTGAATACATCGAGGAAACATGGAAACAAAACTCTTTGCTACCCCAAGATCCTCATGATAAAGCCGCTGCACGATTTTGGGCCAAATTTGGTGATGACAAG ATTTTTCCACCTATTGTGGACACATTATGCAGTGAAGAGAAAGAGCAAGAGGAAGCTATTGTGAAAGCAAAGGGGAAATTGAAGTACTTGGAAGGTGTACTTACAttagcatttgccaagcataattag
- the LOC112173892 gene encoding telomere repeat-binding factor 1 isoform X1, translating into MGAPKQKWNAEEEAALKAGVVKHGAGKWRTILKDPEFARILYLRSNVDLKDKWRNLSVMVNGWGSRDKCKTVTRRMPQVPKQEDSSMALSAGQSDEEVMDAKPMTASSDSQQVSAPKRSIVSHDRRLDDLIMEAITSLKDPGGSNKTTIATYIEEQYWAPPDFKRLLSAKLKFLTASGKLIKVKRRYRIAPTPTFSEKRRNSSMFLFEGRQRASPKFDKDDGTMLMKTQIDLELAKMRTMTSQEAAAAAARAVAEAEAAIAEAEEAAREAEAAEADAEAAQAFADAAMKTLKGRNPAKMMSRA; encoded by the exons ATGGGCGCTCCTAAGCAGAAATGGaatgcagaagaagaagcagcccTTAAAGCTGGAGTGGTTAAACATGGGGCTGGTAAATGGCGGACCATACTTAAAGATCCAGAGTTTGCTCGCATCTTGTATCTTCGCTCAAATGTAGATCTTAAG GATAAGTGGAGAAATTTGAGTGTCATGGTAAATGGATGGGGCTCCCGAGATAAGTGTAAGACAGTAACTAGAAGAATGCCTCAGGTCCCCAAACAGGAAGATAGTTCTATGGCTCTCAGTGCTGGTCAAAGcgatgaagaagttatggatGCTAAGCCTATGACAGCATCCAGTGATTCACAGCAGGTTTCTGCTCCGAAGAGATCCATCGTGAG TCATGACCGCAGGTTGGACGATCTTATTATGGAGGCGATAACTAGCTTAAAGGATCCAGGTGGTTCTAATAAGACTACTATTGCTACATATATAGAG GAACAATATTGGGCTCCACCAGATTTCAAGAGGCTGTTGTCGGCAAAATTAAAATTCTTGACAGCAAGCGGTAAACTGATTAAG GTAAAACGAAGGTACAGGATTGCCCCTACTCCAACATTTtcggaaaaaagaagaaattcttcTATGTTTCTGTTTGAGGGCAGGCAGAGGGCTTCCCCGAAGTTTGATAAGGATGATGGTACCATGCTTATGAAAACCCAGATTGATTTAGAGCTAGCCAAGATGAGGACCATGACCTCACAAGAGGCTGCTGCAGCTGCTGCTCGAGCAGTTGCAGAGGCAGAAGCTGCGATAGCAGAAGCGGAAGAGGCAGCTAGGGAAGCCGAAGCAGCAGAAGCTGATGCAGAAGCAGCACAAGCTTTTGCAGATGCAGCAATGAAGACACTAAAAGGAAGGAATCCTGCAAAGATG ATGAGTCGAGCTTGA
- the LOC112173892 gene encoding telomere repeat-binding factor 1 isoform X3, with product MGAPKQKWNAEEEAALKAGVVKHGAGKWRTILKDPEFARILYLRSNVDLKDKWRNLSVMVNGWGSRDKCKTVTRRMPQVPKQEDSSMALSAGQSDEEVMDAKPMTASSDSQQVSAPKRSIVRLDDLIMEAITSLKDPGGSNKTTIATYIEEQYWAPPDFKRLLSAKLKFLTASGKLIKVKRRYRIAPTPTFSEKRRNSSMFLFEGRQRASPKFDKDDGTMLMKTQIDLELAKMRTMTSQEAAAAAARAVAEAEAAIAEAEEAAREAEAAEADAEAAQAFADAAMKTLKGRNPAKMMSRA from the exons ATGGGCGCTCCTAAGCAGAAATGGaatgcagaagaagaagcagcccTTAAAGCTGGAGTGGTTAAACATGGGGCTGGTAAATGGCGGACCATACTTAAAGATCCAGAGTTTGCTCGCATCTTGTATCTTCGCTCAAATGTAGATCTTAAG GATAAGTGGAGAAATTTGAGTGTCATGGTAAATGGATGGGGCTCCCGAGATAAGTGTAAGACAGTAACTAGAAGAATGCCTCAGGTCCCCAAACAGGAAGATAGTTCTATGGCTCTCAGTGCTGGTCAAAGcgatgaagaagttatggatGCTAAGCCTATGACAGCATCCAGTGATTCACAGCAGGTTTCTGCTCCGAAGAGATCCATCGTGAG GTTGGACGATCTTATTATGGAGGCGATAACTAGCTTAAAGGATCCAGGTGGTTCTAATAAGACTACTATTGCTACATATATAGAG GAACAATATTGGGCTCCACCAGATTTCAAGAGGCTGTTGTCGGCAAAATTAAAATTCTTGACAGCAAGCGGTAAACTGATTAAG GTAAAACGAAGGTACAGGATTGCCCCTACTCCAACATTTtcggaaaaaagaagaaattcttcTATGTTTCTGTTTGAGGGCAGGCAGAGGGCTTCCCCGAAGTTTGATAAGGATGATGGTACCATGCTTATGAAAACCCAGATTGATTTAGAGCTAGCCAAGATGAGGACCATGACCTCACAAGAGGCTGCTGCAGCTGCTGCTCGAGCAGTTGCAGAGGCAGAAGCTGCGATAGCAGAAGCGGAAGAGGCAGCTAGGGAAGCCGAAGCAGCAGAAGCTGATGCAGAAGCAGCACAAGCTTTTGCAGATGCAGCAATGAAGACACTAAAAGGAAGGAATCCTGCAAAGATG ATGAGTCGAGCTTGA